Genomic DNA from Mycolicibacterium helvum:
TGCCGTCGGGCAGACGGATGTCCAACACCGCAACGTCGGGTCGTGCCGCGGGGATGCGGGCCAGCGCCTCGGCCACAGTGGCCGCCTCACCCACCACGGTCAGTTCGGGGTCGCTGCCGAGCAGCTCGGCCAGGCCGCGCCGTACGACCTCATGGTCGTCGACCAGGAACACCTTGATCACACCGCAGTACAGCCCGGAAGCATCCCGGGTCGGTAGGGACTTTGGTCCCGAAATCGGCAGACCAACGCCGTGCGGGAGGGGCCGAGAGCTGCCTGGCGCAGGGACTCGGCTGGGTGCATCGTTGTTCTTGCGCGTCGGACATTGCACCCTACGGCGCGCGACTTGGGCCGGCGGGCAGGCATCCTTCTTCGTCCCGCCGGCCCAACCTTCGGTTCTAGACTGCGTCGATGACCGCCAGGTACTCACCCGCCATCGACGTCACCGCGGTCGACGCGATCGACTTCCACACCCACGTCGAGATCGACGGCGCCGGCCACTGCGCCTACGACGACGAGCTGGCCGAAGCCACCGGACGCTACTTCAAACTCGGCCCCGACTACTTCGCGCGCGTCGACGATCTCGCCGAGCACTATCGGCAGCACAACACCGCGGCGGTGGTGTTCACCATCGACGCCCACACCGTGTCGGGCCATCAGCCCAATTCGGTGGAGGAGCTGATCGAGGGGACGATCCGCAATAACGACGTCCTGATCCCGTTCGGCTCAGTCGACCCGTGGAGCACCGACGCGGTCGCGCGGGTGGCGGAGTTATCCGGTGACTACGGCGTGCGTGGATTCAAGTTCCATCCCAGCCTGCAGGGCTTCGAACCCAACGACCGCCGGTTCTACCCCATCTACGAGGCGATCGGCGCCGCCGGGGTGCCCGCACTGTTCCACACTGGCCAGACCGGGCTGGGGTCGGCGCTGCCCGGCGGGCACGGGATCAAGCTGCGCTACTCCGACCCGATGCTGCTCGACGACGTTGCCGCCGACTTCCCTGACCTCACCGTCGTGATGGCTCACCCGGCGGTGCCGTGGGTCGACGCCCAGATCGCCATCGCCTCGCACAAGGCCAACGTGTTCGTCGACCTGTCCGGGTGGTCACCGAAGTACTTTCCGCCCCAGCTTGTTTCAGCGATCGGACGGCAACTGCGCACCAAGGCACTGTTCGGGACGGATCATCCCTATATCGCACTCGATCGCTGGCGGCGCGATTTCGACACCCTCGGCGTCGATCCCGCGGTGGTGCCGCTGATCCTCAAGGAGAATGCGCTGCGGGTGCTCGGACTGGCCTAGGCGGTCTGGGATTCGACGACCATCTCCGACGGTGCGTTGCGTTCCCACAACACCGCGCCGACGCAGGCGGTCAGCACCCATCCGGCGCCGACGGCGCCGCACCAGATCAGCAGTGCCATCGCCACACCGATCGGGCCGAAACCATCCCAATCGTGGAGCAGCGACGGGAAGAGCACCCGGGAGCCGAGCGGGATGACGAGGCCATCGATCACCACACCCGCCAGCCCGGCCAGCGCGAGTGAGCGCAGGCCCCGGCCGCCGTCGCGGACCAGCAGCGCCGGGGTCAGCGACCAGAACAGCCACACCGGCAGAAGACCGATGACGAACAGCAGTCCCCGGCTGAGGCCGTGGTGGTGGTGGCCGAACATGATCCGCTCCCGCACCGCCATGGTGACCAGGTACAACGCAAACCACGCGGTGCCCCGCAGCAGCCGGGTCAACAGCCCGTACTGCTCGCGACGCCAGGCCTTCGCGAAGATGGACGCGACCGAGGCTGCCATCGGGATGCCCCAGACGAGGAAACTCGCCACCCCGATCAGCGTCCAGTCCGCTCGCAGCCCCGCGGAATTGCCGAAGGCTTCCCGTAACCGGTCGCTGAGCGGATGTTCCAGGGCGAACTGGCGGGTGAAGATGGTGCCGGGGCTGGCATTGTCGGCGAAGCCCTGCATGTAGCTGAAGCCGATGATCATCAGCGGAATGACGGTGGTGAACAGCTGGGTGGAGACCACCGCGCTCTGGGTGCCGCCATCGATCTCGTTGTAGCGGGCGAGCAGTGCCGTCAGCGGTTTGAGCCGGCGTGACTCCTGCAGTCGCCGTGCGCGCTCCTCGAGGCGTCGGCGGATGTCGTCCCGCCTGGTGCCCGCCGGCTCACCCGACTGCGTCATGAGCAGAAAGGGTAGGCGATCAACCTGTCTTCGTCGGTGAGCTCACTTCACCCGGCTGCGATGTCGACTGGCCTTTGCGCAGGGTCGCGATCAGTTCGCGGTAGGGGCCGACGAGGTAGGCGGTATCACCGGCGATCAACTGGGTGTCGCGGCGCGGATGTAGCCGCAGCGGGGCGGCGTCCCTGGCGATCGCGATGACCCGGGTTTGGGTGGACAGCTCGAACATCCTGATCCCGTCGAGCTCACTGTCCGGCTGCACCTGCACCGCTCCGACCATGAACGAGCGCTGGCCGACCGAGAAGGTGCCCTGGACGTCGAGGCCCATCGCCGCGCCGATGAACCACGGGGTGGCCAGGTCGACGGTCGAGCGGACGTATTCGAACTTGAACCGCTTACCCACCGCCGCGCCCAATGCCCGGTCGTAGATCCGCAGGACGACGGGGACAGCGGGGCGCTGTATCTCGGGAAGCGTTCGGGGACCGAATATCTCGCGCACCACGATGCCCGTTTCGATGTTGACCATGTCGTCTGCGGTGAGCACCGCGACGGCGCGAGCCTCGCCGATGCGGGCCGCCTGCAGGGTCTGGCGCAGTGTGGCGTCGCCGAAGATGACCGGCACACCCAGTTCGGCCGCCGCCGACAGATAGCGGTTGTCCTCGTTGCGTTCGATCACCGCGACGTCGTGCCCGGCCGCCTTGAGCACGGCGGCCACTCCGATCCCGAAGGACCCGAGGCCCACCACCACGACGTGCCGCTGCAGATGGCGCACCTTCTGCTTGCTGGCGGCCTGCGAGATCCGGTGCGAGAGCAACACATCGGCGACGAACGCCACCACGATGGCGGTGGTGGCGACCCCGGCGAACATCATCACCACCCCCCATAGTCGCAGCCAGGTGGGCTGCTGGAGGAAGTTGAAGTCGCCATAGCCCACCGTGGCGATGGTCTCGGCCGAGAAATACAACGCGTCCACCCAGCTCATTCCGGGCTTTGCGTAGGCGAGCCGCAGCATGATCGTCGAACCGACCAGCAGCGTGGCCGCCACCGCCAGCGCGCGGTAGAACATCGGATTCAGGTCGTCGGCGAATGCACGCACCCCGTCGGCGATACGGACGGACAGCGGACGCGGCCGCGGAGTCGCGCGTATCGGCTTGGCGATCTTGATGCCCTGCTCGGTCAGCTCGTCAGCGGTGCCGATCATCGTCGTCCAGTCGCCGGGGCACACCCGCACGTCGCGCCCGGGACAGGCGATCAACTCGCCGGGGTTCTCCGCGGATTCGCCGCGGATGATGGCGACCGGAGCGAGATCGCCGTAGATCTCGCGCAGGGTGCCGGCCCTGGTCGCGGTGGCACCGGAAACCACGAAGTCGACACCGGCCGCCGAAATGGTGTGGGTGGTGCGCTTCAGCAGGGCTTCCACCACCGACGGTGCGGCAATATCGGCGACGTCGAGGATGGCCCCTGGCCCGTTGCCGTCGGCCATCGCCTCCCGCAGCACCGCATTGGACAGCCGGGCCACCACCCGCACGTTCGGGTTGGCTTGCCTGGCCAGCAGTGCGACCTCCAGATTCAGTGCGTCGTCATCGTCGGCGCAGATCACGGCGTCGGCAGTGGCGATCCCTGCCCCCTCGAGATCCTCGGGTGCCTGCGAGAGCGCCACCGTGACGCCGGCGCTGTTCAGCTCGTCGATGATCCGTAGACCGAGCGCGTCGTCGCCGCAGACGATGGTGTGGCCGTGCATGGGGAAACGCTACTTCGGAAACTGCGGCCGTGACGGGTGAGAATGGCCTATGCCCACAGCTCCCTACATCAAGGCCTGTATCAACGGCGCCCGCACTCCTGAGGCGCACCCGGGGCTGCCGGTGTCGCCGCAGCAGCTGGCCGACGCCGCCGTTGCCGTGCACGGTGCCGGGGCCAAGGCCGTGCACCTGCACCCCAAGACCGCCGACGGGGTGGATTCACTGGCCCCCGACACCGTCGCCGCGGCGGTCACCGCCGTCCGGCACGCGCTGCCCGGCCTGCCGCTGGGCGTGACGACGGGGTTCTGGGCCCTGCCCGATCCGCAGCAGCGGTTGCGCGCCGTCGAGTCGTGGACCGTGTTGCCCGATTTCGCCTCGGTCAACTGGCATGAGCCGGGCTCGGTGGAACTGGCGCAGCTGCTGCTGGACCGTGGCATCGGGGTGGAGATCGGCATCTTTCATGCGCAGGCCGCCGACTCGTGGGCGCGCTCCGAACTGGCGCCGCACTGCCTGCGGGTGATGATCGAGCTGGGGCCCGAGGGGGACACCGAAACCGCCGACGATCTGCTGGCGCGGATCCGGGGTGCGGGCTCGCCCGCACCGATCCTGCTGCACGGCCTCGACGACAGCTGCTGGCCGCTGCTGGCGCACGCGGGGGTGCGCGGGCTGCAGACCCGAATAGGGCTGGAGGACACCCTGGTGCTGCCGGACGGGTCGACGGCGCCGGGCAACGCCGAACTGGTGGCGGCCGCGACCGACGTGCTGCGGGAAGTCAGTTAGTCGTCATCGGTTGCCAGCGCGAAGTCCGCGAAGTCGAACCCGGGCACCACGACACAGCTGACCAGGGTCGGCTCCTCATCGCGGGGGCGGGCCCGCTGCCAGTGACCGGGCGGCACCAGCACCTGTGGCCGTTCGCCGGCGACGATATCGGGGCCGAGCAGAACCGTTGTGGCGCTGGCCCTTTCCTGCCCGATCTCGAGTAGCAACGGGCTACCGCGGTGATACAGCCACAACTCGGCGCTGCGTACGGTGTGCCAGGCGGACTGCTGGCCGGGCAGTAGAACGAAGTAGATAGCGGTGCCTGCGTTGCGCGATCCGTTGTAGTCCGGCGGCAGCGCCGACTCGCCGACGACGAGCTCACTGCGCCAGGTCTCGCGGAAATAGCCACCTTCGGGGTGGGGCCCCAGTTCGAGCTTCTGTACCCAGTCGGGTAGATCCGTCATGCGCATCAGCGTAGAGATAATTCGGTTGCCGGCGTTCGCGTTGCCGTATTAGCGTGGCGGTCGTTCACTGCGAATGCCCCGGAAAGGTTGGTCCCTGTCGTGGATTACAGCGTCGTTCATCTGACCGCTGACGACCACTTCGGAGACCCATGCCTACCGATTCTGCAATCACCCTGATCGATCTCGACTTCGTCTGGCCGGACGGCACCGTCGCGCTGGAGGGTCTCAATGCCACGCTGTCGACCGGTCGTACCGGACTGGTCGGTGCCAACGGCAGCGGAAAGTCGACCCTGCTGCGCCTGATCGCGGGTCAACTGACCCCGACGGGCGGGCGGATCGTCACCGGCGGTGACGTCGCCTATCTGCCGCAGACCCTGACTCTCGATGTGGCGCAGTCGATCGCCGACGTAATCGGTGTGGGCGCCAAGCTGGCCGCGCTTGCAGCGATCGAGTCCGGCGTGGCGTCTGAGCGTGACTTCGAGGTCATCGGCGAGGACTGGGATATCGCCGAGCGCGCCGCTGAGGCACTGCGCGTCATCGGGCTGGGCGCGGTTGACCTGGATCGCACGGTCGGTCAGGTGTCTGGTGGGGAGGCGATGCTGCTGGCCGTCACAGCCCTTAGGCTCGGGCCGGCTGAGATCACCCTGCTCGACGAACCGACCAACAACCTCGACCGGCGCGCCCGCAGTCGGCTCTTCGACCTGATCGCCGACTGGCCGGGAACGCTGGTGGTGGTCAGCCATGACATCGCCCTGCTCAACCAGATGGACAACACCGCCGAGTTGCACAATCACCGGCTCACCTCGTTCGGCGGGCCGTACCGCGAGTGGCGCGCGCACCTGGACAACGAGCAGGCCGCCGCGGCGCAGGCGGTATCGGCTGCCGAGCAGACGATGCGGGTGCAGAAGCGCCAGCGCGCGGCCGTCGAAACCAAGCTGGCACGACGAAACAGCAAGGCGC
This window encodes:
- a CDS encoding NAD-binding protein, with translation MHGHTIVCGDDALGLRIIDELNSAGVTVALSQAPEDLEGAGIATADAVICADDDDALNLEVALLARQANPNVRVVARLSNAVLREAMADGNGPGAILDVADIAAPSVVEALLKRTTHTISAAGVDFVVSGATATRAGTLREIYGDLAPVAIIRGESAENPGELIACPGRDVRVCPGDWTTMIGTADELTEQGIKIAKPIRATPRPRPLSVRIADGVRAFADDLNPMFYRALAVAATLLVGSTIMLRLAYAKPGMSWVDALYFSAETIATVGYGDFNFLQQPTWLRLWGVVMMFAGVATTAIVVAFVADVLLSHRISQAASKQKVRHLQRHVVVVGLGSFGIGVAAVLKAAGHDVAVIERNEDNRYLSAAAELGVPVIFGDATLRQTLQAARIGEARAVAVLTADDMVNIETGIVVREIFGPRTLPEIQRPAVPVVLRIYDRALGAAVGKRFKFEYVRSTVDLATPWFIGAAMGLDVQGTFSVGQRSFMVGAVQVQPDSELDGIRMFELSTQTRVIAIARDAAPLRLHPRRDTQLIAGDTAYLVGPYRELIATLRKGQSTSQPGEVSSPTKTG
- a CDS encoding amidohydrolase family protein; this translates as MTARYSPAIDVTAVDAIDFHTHVEIDGAGHCAYDDELAEATGRYFKLGPDYFARVDDLAEHYRQHNTAAVVFTIDAHTVSGHQPNSVEELIEGTIRNNDVLIPFGSVDPWSTDAVARVAELSGDYGVRGFKFHPSLQGFEPNDRRFYPIYEAIGAAGVPALFHTGQTGLGSALPGGHGIKLRYSDPMLLDDVAADFPDLTVVMAHPAVPWVDAQIAIASHKANVFVDLSGWSPKYFPPQLVSAIGRQLRTKALFGTDHPYIALDRWRRDFDTLGVDPAVVPLILKENALRVLGLA
- a CDS encoding ABC-F family ATP-binding cassette domain-containing protein encodes the protein MPTDSAITLIDLDFVWPDGTVALEGLNATLSTGRTGLVGANGSGKSTLLRLIAGQLTPTGGRIVTGGDVAYLPQTLTLDVAQSIADVIGVGAKLAALAAIESGVASERDFEVIGEDWDIAERAAEALRVIGLGAVDLDRTVGQVSGGEAMLLAVTALRLGPAEITLLDEPTNNLDRRARSRLFDLIADWPGTLVVVSHDIALLNQMDNTAELHNHRLTSFGGPYREWRAHLDNEQAAAAQAVSAAEQTMRVQKRQRAAVETKLARRNSKAQKDYANSRAPKIVMNNWAGSAEVSAGKLRTELDEKTAAAADALQAAEARLRSDEHIRVDLPDPDVPASRRIAELPGSRGPFVVMGPERVAVVGPNGIGKTRLLDDLLAGTAGRLLTDRIGYLPQRIDGLDEHASVLDNVSAPDGDTALVRTRLARFLLRGDSVHRPVATLSGGERFRVALARLLLADPPPQLIVLDEPTNNLDLASVDQLVDALRAYRGAVIVVSHDDEFLARLGLDRTLSMRRPGVLDEAG
- a CDS encoding 3-keto-5-aminohexanoate cleavage protein, which translates into the protein MPTAPYIKACINGARTPEAHPGLPVSPQQLADAAVAVHGAGAKAVHLHPKTADGVDSLAPDTVAAAVTAVRHALPGLPLGVTTGFWALPDPQQRLRAVESWTVLPDFASVNWHEPGSVELAQLLLDRGIGVEIGIFHAQAADSWARSELAPHCLRVMIELGPEGDTETADDLLARIRGAGSPAPILLHGLDDSCWPLLAHAGVRGLQTRIGLEDTLVLPDGSTAPGNAELVAAATDVLREVS
- a CDS encoding cupin domain-containing protein, giving the protein MTDLPDWVQKLELGPHPEGGYFRETWRSELVVGESALPPDYNGSRNAGTAIYFVLLPGQQSAWHTVRSAELWLYHRGSPLLLEIGQERASATTVLLGPDIVAGERPQVLVPPGHWQRARPRDEEPTLVSCVVVPGFDFADFALATDDD